Within Xanthomonas theicola, the genomic segment GCGCGGCCATGTCCGGCACCCGCTTCGGCAGGTCCAGCGCATGCCCACGCGGCACCAGCACCAGCCGCCGCCAGCGATACAGCGGCACCGCGATGCCGGCGCCCGGCTCGCTGCCGGCAGTGCTGACGATGGCGATGTCGGCATCGCCCTGGCTGAGCAGGTCCAACGCGGTGCTCTCGGCCGCCTGCTGCAGGTGCACGCTGACCTGCGGATACGCCTGTTTGATCTGCGCCACCGCCGGCGGCAGCACGAAGCGCGCCTGCGTGTGCGTGGTGGTCAGGGTCAGCTGGCCCTGGCTCTCGCGGCGCTGGTTGGCGGCGTAGGTGCGGATGTTGTTGGCCTCGACCAGCACCGTGCGGGCGTGCTCGATCACTTCGCGGCCGGCCGGGGTCACCGCCTCCAGGCTGCGGCCCTTGCGCACGAACAGCAGGAAGCCGAGTTCGTCCTCCAGTTGCTTGATCTGCTTGGACAGCCCCGGCTGGGTGGCGTGCACGCGCGCCGCCGCCAGGGTGATGTTGAGATCGGCATCGGCGATGGCGACGAGATAGCGGAGTTGGGTCAGCGTCATCGGAGCGAGGGCGAGGCGCCGCCTGGCGGAAGCAGCCACGACTTTAGTGGAAATGGGCCCTCCACCTTATAATCGAACGCTATCTGGCAGACGCATGAAGTCATTTCCGGTGGCTATAAGCCGGCGCTACCGTCATCCCTTCCCCTGCCTTCCTGCGTTGCCACCGCCGTGAGTCCTGCCCCGATTGCGTTGTACCCGGATCTGCGCGGCCGGCCCGTG encodes:
- a CDS encoding LysR family transcriptional regulator translates to MTLTQLRYLVAIADADLNITLAAARVHATQPGLSKQIKQLEDELGFLLFVRKGRSLEAVTPAGREVIEHARTVLVEANNIRTYAANQRRESQGQLTLTTTHTQARFVLPPAVAQIKQAYPQVSVHLQQAAESTALDLLSQGDADIAIVSTAGSEPGAGIAVPLYRWRRLVLVPRGHALDLPKRVPDMAALAVQPLISYESSTRSGSSLQRAFGRLGLEPSIALTALDADLIKTYVRTGLGVGLLAEMAVHAGDTDLRAWPAPPDIPECIAWAVLPRDRVLRDYALELVHVLAPQIDTRDLRRVVEGNQEPDWPTPPSWEELTQTITS